Proteins from a genomic interval of Falco rusticolus isolate bFalRus1 chromosome 7, bFalRus1.pri, whole genome shotgun sequence:
- the DNAAF4 gene encoding dynein assembly factor 4, axonemal, producing MPVWLREYSWRQTASAVYLSLPLRGARVTAANIFCTEQYLKVSIPPFLFEAVLYAPIDDTNSTAKIGNGIIFFTLYKKEVAMWDSLTLVNADKEKLQYLRENAVLKAHEKAKEEAEAKKVAKQEHKKYALEATMKLEEAERKRIEDLKEKERRKVTKELELWKKQQRDAEKQKRVQKEGELHQEAEQLKEREKGKMSKARIPTEGTSKTGLKPTGGHGSYSMFSEDLKEEQLPAPRSAATIKINFTSRVFPTALRESRVAEEEEWLCKQAEARRTVTTDLSELEDLKEEEKNPDWLKDKGNKMFATGNYLAAVNAYNLAVRLNNKLPLLYLNRAACHLKLRNLHKAIEDSSKALELLTPPVPDNENARVKAYVRRGTAFCQLQLYTEGLQDYEAALKIDPKNKTIEEDAEKIRNLIQGTTQDS from the exons ATGCCCGTGTGGCTGCGGGAGTACAGCTGGCGGCAGACCGCCTCCGCCGTGTACCTCTCGCTGCCCTTGCGCGGCGCCCGGGTCACCGCCGCCAACATCTTCTGCACCGAGCAGTACCTGAAG GTAAGCATCCCTCCTTTCTTATTTGAAGCCGTTTTATATGCTCCTATTGATGACACAAATAGCACAGCAAAGATTGGAAATGGAatcattttcttcactttgtaTAAAAAAGAAGTGGCCATGTGGGATTCCCTAACTCTAGTAAATG ctgaCAAGGAGAAACTGCAATATCTGAGAGAGAATGCTGTTCTAAAAGCTcatgaaaaggcaaaagaggaggcagaagcaaaaaaagttgcaaaacaGGAACACAAAAAATATGCTTTGGAGGCCACAATGAAG ctagaagaagcagaaagaaaaagaattgaagatctgaaagaaaaggagcGTCGGAAGGTTACTAAGGAGTTGGAGTtatggaaaaaacagcaaagagatGCTGAGAAACAAAAGAGGGTACAAAAAGAAGGGGAACTGCATCAAGAAGCAGAGCAGttaaaggagagggaaaaggggaaaatgagcAAAGCTAGGATTCCTACTGAAGGAACTTCTAAGACTGGACTCAAACCTACTGGAG GTCATGGTTCCTATagtatgttttcagaagatttAAAGGAAGAGCAGTTACCAGCTCCTCGATCTGCTGCTACAATTAAAATCAACTTTACATCACGAGTTTTTCCTACAGCTCTGCGAGAATCTCGTGTcgcagaagaggaggag TGGCTATGTAAACAAGCAGAAGCTCGAAGAACAGTGACTACTGATTTGTCTGAACTGGAAGATttaaaagaagaggagaagaacCCAGACTGGTTAAAGGACAAAGGAAA CAAAATGTTTGCAACGGGCAACTATCTTGCAGCTGTAAACGCGTATAACCTCGCAGTGCGGCTAAACAATAAGCTTCCCCTACTGTACCTGAATCGTGCTGCTTGCCACCTTAAACTGAGAAATTTGCATAAAGCTATTGAGGATTCCTCGAAG GCGCTAGAACTATTGACACCACCTGTTCCCGATAATGAGAATGCTCGAGTGAAAGCGTATGTGAGACGTGGAACAGCATTTTGTCAGCTGCAATTATATACTGAAG GTCTCCAGGATTATGAAGCAGCTCTCAAGATTgatcctaaaaataaaactatagaAGAAGATGCTGAGAAGATTCGAAACCTAATTCAAGGAACAACACAGgattcttaa
- the PYGO1 gene encoding pygopus homolog 1: MSAEQEKDPIALKRSRGGDSGLDGLGGPGVQLGSPDKKKRKANAQGSSFPPPSEYAPPPNPSSDHLVAANPFDDNYNTVSYKPLPSGNPYFSNPGYPGFGGYNTFRMPPHMLPRVSSPYGGSYSLRNQPHPLPQNPVGMGFSRPHSFSFSPHDNPSFGNQPPYSGVQINQNVNMPGQHFRPNPGENFGHSGQIPHPDVPSNFGPGNNPNFPNSQLESNHSFVPPPNTYNQTKSSAQKQDFSQGASKAASQNTAAHQHHHRTEDIVSQGNSDLKNVTRNNNVVNQDNSHSNNADNTNAGHSNGTQSKSRQSRGTAEGCNSEKSSKTPLHPSRHGHSSSEPVYPCGICTHEVNDDQDAILCEASCQKWFHRICTGMTESAYGLLTAEASAVWGCDTCMADKDVQLMRTRETAGPPVLNTDG; this comes from the exons GTGGTGACAGTGGATTGGATGGGTTAGGAGGACCAGGAGTACAACTTGGAAGCCCTGATAAGAAAAAGCGCAAAGCAAATGCACAG ggcTCATCATTTCCTCCTCCATCTGAATATGCTCCACCGCCGAATCCAAGCTCTGACCACCTTGTAGCTGCAAATCCGTTTGATGACAACTATAATACTGTGTCTTATAAACCACTTCCTTCAGGAAATCCATATTTTAGTAATCCTGGTTATCCTGGCTTTGGAGGCTATAACACTTTCAGAATGCCACCTCATATGCTGCCCAGAGTGTCCTCGCCATATGGTGGTTCTTACTCCCTCAGAAACCAACCACATCCCCTTCCTCAAAACCCAGTGGGAATGGGTTTTAGTCGACCCCACTCTTTCAGCTTCAGTCCCCATGATAACCCAAGTTTTGGGAATCAACCACCTTATAGTGGTGTTCAGATAAATCAAAATGTCAATATGCCTGGTCAGCATTTCAGACCTAATCCTGGTGAGAACTTTGGCCATTCTGGTCAGATACCTCATCCTGACGTGCCATCTAACTTTGGTCCTGGAAACAATCCGAATTTCCCAAATTCGCAGCTAGAGTCAAACCATTCTTTTGTTCCTCCACCAAACACATACAACCAGACAAAATCATCAGCACAAAAGCAAGACTTTAGTCAAGgtgcaagcaaagcagccaGCCAGAACACTGCTGCTCATCAGCATCATCACAGGACAGAGGACATTGTGAGTCAAGGTAACAGTGACCTAAAAAATGTTACTCGAAACAACAACGTGGTAAATCAGGATAATAGCCATTCgaataatgctgataacacTAACGCTGGCCATTCAAATGGGACTCAGAGTAAGTCCCGACAGTCTCGAGGTACTGCTGAAGGATGCAACTctgaaaagagcagcaaaacacCCCTTCATCCCAGTCGTCACGGTCACTCGTCCTCTGAACCCGTCTATCCATGTGGAATTTGTACACATGAAGTTAATGATGACCAGGATGCCATCCTGTGTGAAGCCTCTTGCCAAAAATGGTTTCATCGGATCTGTACAGGCATGACTGAGTCAGCTTATGGCCTTCTTACAGCAGAAGCGTCAGCCGTTTGGGGTTGTGATACTTGCATGGCTGACAAAGATGTCCAGTTAATGCGTACAAGAGAGACTGCAGGACCACCTGTGTTGAATACGGATGGCTAA